The proteins below are encoded in one region of Thermococcus peptonophilus:
- the arcC gene encoding carbamate kinase: protein MKRVVIALGGNAILQRGQKGTYEEQMKNVRRTAKQIADIILDNDYEVVITHGNGPQVGALLLHMDAGQQVYGIPAQPMDVAGAMTQGQIGYMIGQALINELRKRGVEKPVATIVTQTIVDKNDPAFQNPSKPVGPFYDEETAKKLAKEKGWTVIEDAGRGWRRVVPSPDPKGHVEAPVIVDLVEKGFIVIASGGGGVPVIEENGELKGVEAVIDKDLAGEKLAEEVNADIFMILTDVNGAALNYGKPDEKWLGKVTVDELKRYYEEGHFKKGSMGPKVLAAIRFVEWGGERAVIASLDRAVEALEGRTGTQVVRE from the coding sequence ATGAAGAGGGTTGTCATAGCCTTGGGCGGGAACGCCATACTACAGCGAGGCCAGAAGGGGACTTACGAGGAGCAGATGAAGAACGTGAGGAGGACTGCCAAGCAGATAGCGGACATAATCCTCGATAACGATTACGAGGTGGTTATCACTCACGGTAACGGCCCGCAGGTGGGTGCCCTTCTTCTCCACATGGACGCTGGTCAGCAGGTCTATGGAATCCCCGCCCAGCCGATGGACGTCGCTGGTGCCATGACCCAGGGACAGATAGGCTACATGATCGGCCAGGCCCTGATAAACGAGCTGAGGAAGAGAGGGGTTGAGAAGCCCGTCGCGACGATAGTAACTCAGACCATCGTTGACAAGAACGACCCTGCCTTCCAGAACCCGAGCAAGCCGGTTGGTCCGTTCTACGATGAGGAGACGGCAAAGAAACTCGCAAAGGAAAAGGGCTGGACGGTTATAGAAGACGCTGGAAGGGGCTGGAGGAGGGTCGTCCCAAGCCCTGACCCGAAGGGCCACGTTGAGGCGCCGGTTATAGTAGACCTCGTCGAGAAAGGCTTCATCGTCATAGCGAGCGGCGGCGGAGGAGTCCCGGTAATTGAGGAAAACGGGGAGCTTAAGGGCGTTGAGGCGGTTATAGACAAGGACCTAGCTGGGGAGAAGCTCGCGGAAGAGGTAAATGCCGACATCTTCATGATACTCACGGACGTGAACGGTGCTGCCTTGAACTACGGAAAGCCCGATGAGAAGTGGCTCGGGAAGGTAACTGTTGACGAGCTGAAGCGCTATTATGAAGAGGGCCACTTCAAGAAGGGCAGCATGGGGCCGAAGGTCTTAGCGGCGATAAGGTTCGTTGAGTGGGGCGGAGAGAGAGCTGTTATAGCTTCCCTCGACAGGGCCGTCGAGGCTCTTGAGGGGAGGACAGGGACGCAGGTTGTAAGAGAGTGA
- a CDS encoding coiled-coil protein, giving the protein MTTVKVDPEEIKRIKREIEALEKERNEIRAKLDELEKELQVWIQKRDEKNKEVQQLRQKGREYKAKRDEINKKIQELKKNREEINAKLDLLYQEILEYKTKRNEYNQLRRLKMSPERIQERIEKLEWELQTNPNITPEREKQIVDQIQVLATELEIIQQAERFHKKLVETRKKVDQLKKARKAISLEIQKLANQSQQFHEQMIQAFNKADEVKKEADEYHQKVVELREKVREARKQLREIERKIREYDEKHKELIAYRLVAKMRAKKDANFEKAVEALEKFKRGEKLTLDELLLLQRYNLV; this is encoded by the coding sequence ATGACAACGGTTAAAGTAGACCCAGAGGAAATTAAGAGGATCAAGAGGGAGATTGAGGCCCTGGAAAAGGAGAGAAATGAGATCAGGGCCAAACTGGATGAGCTCGAAAAGGAGCTCCAGGTCTGGATTCAAAAGAGGGATGAAAAGAACAAGGAAGTACAGCAGCTCCGCCAGAAGGGGCGCGAGTACAAGGCGAAGAGGGATGAGATAAACAAGAAGATACAGGAGCTCAAGAAGAACCGCGAGGAGATCAACGCCAAGCTCGACCTCCTCTACCAGGAGATACTCGAGTACAAGACCAAGAGAAACGAGTACAACCAGCTCAGGAGGCTCAAGATGTCTCCTGAGAGGATACAGGAGAGGATCGAGAAGCTTGAGTGGGAGCTCCAGACCAACCCGAACATCACACCCGAGAGGGAGAAGCAGATCGTTGACCAGATACAGGTTCTCGCGACCGAGCTTGAGATCATCCAGCAGGCCGAGAGGTTCCACAAGAAGCTCGTTGAGACGAGGAAGAAGGTGGACCAGCTCAAGAAGGCCAGGAAAGCCATCAGCCTTGAGATACAGAAGCTCGCCAACCAGAGCCAGCAGTTCCACGAGCAGATGATCCAGGCCTTCAACAAGGCTGACGAGGTCAAGAAAGAGGCCGACGAGTACCACCAGAAGGTCGTCGAGCTCCGCGAGAAGGTCAGGGAAGCCAGGAAGCAGCTCAGAGAGATCGAGAGGAAGATCAGGGAGTACGACGAGAAGCACAAGGAGCTTATCGCCTACCGTCTCGTCGCCAAGATGCGCGCCAAGAAGGATGCCAACTTCGAGAAGGCAGTTGAAGCCCTCGAGAAGTTCAAGCGCGGCGAGAAGCTAACGCTCGACGAGCTCCTGCTCCTGCAGAGGTACAACCTCGTCTGA